In one window of Opitutus sp. GAS368 DNA:
- a CDS encoding DUF2339 domain-containing protein, with protein MNEPPQSLPVDRRLELLEARLAALEARLTRPRAAAPAPVTPAAAPLAAPALNEDALEFEVGQKWFANVGIGVLTLAVGFTVSLPYAGLTAGVPFLIGATGAAGLLVLARYWRQSFARMAGYLRGVAVALLYFATLRLYFFGAAPLLTTDSGAGRAVLALVVAGNLVFAWHRRSPGLAGLALATGYATCLAVDAAGFFLPGLVLLAGLAVAGSHRGRWPGLVLAGLLLTTTTYALWAANNPLLGRPFQFVATPALAPAGLLACMLVLGLGPLLRRDGTEEDGLAKSCALLNCALGYGVFLLHTLAVSGAGFLAAHVAASAVFLGLAVLFWVRARSQVATFLYAMTGYLALSVAIIKAAATPGVFVWLSLQSVVVVATAVWFRSRFIVVANFLIGTAIVLGYVGVTEHETGISLGFGIVALVSARILNWQKARLELKTELMRNAYLLGAFVVFPYALYHLAPVRYAGLAWVGLALFYYAMNLVVRNQKFRWMGHATLLLTTLFMVIAGTSRFEPVYRVLSFLALGTVMVLVSLVFTRMRKPPRP; from the coding sequence GTGAACGAGCCCCCGCAGAGTTTGCCCGTGGACCGGCGCCTTGAGCTACTCGAGGCCCGGCTCGCCGCACTCGAGGCCCGGCTCACCCGGCCCCGGGCGGCCGCCCCCGCACCGGTCACTCCCGCTGCCGCCCCGCTGGCCGCACCGGCCTTGAATGAGGATGCGCTCGAGTTTGAGGTCGGACAAAAGTGGTTCGCCAACGTCGGGATCGGGGTGTTGACCCTGGCGGTCGGTTTCACTGTCTCGCTGCCCTACGCGGGCTTGACGGCCGGCGTGCCGTTCCTGATCGGCGCCACCGGAGCCGCGGGCCTCCTGGTGCTGGCCCGCTACTGGCGGCAGTCATTCGCGCGGATGGCCGGCTATCTCCGCGGTGTCGCGGTGGCCCTGCTCTACTTCGCCACCCTCCGGTTGTATTTCTTCGGCGCGGCCCCTCTGCTGACCACCGACTCTGGGGCGGGACGCGCCGTGCTCGCGCTGGTCGTGGCCGGCAACCTGGTCTTCGCCTGGCACCGGCGCTCCCCCGGGCTGGCCGGGCTGGCGCTGGCTACGGGCTACGCAACCTGCCTCGCGGTGGACGCCGCCGGCTTTTTCCTGCCCGGATTGGTGCTGCTCGCGGGACTGGCGGTCGCCGGCAGCCATCGCGGCCGCTGGCCGGGGTTGGTGCTTGCCGGGCTGCTGCTCACCACCACCACCTATGCCCTCTGGGCGGCCAATAATCCCCTGCTCGGCCGGCCATTCCAGTTCGTCGCGACGCCGGCGCTCGCCCCGGCCGGCCTGCTCGCGTGCATGCTGGTGCTCGGGCTCGGCCCGCTCCTGCGGCGCGACGGCACCGAGGAGGACGGCCTCGCGAAATCCTGCGCCCTGCTCAACTGCGCCCTGGGCTATGGCGTGTTCCTGCTGCATACCCTGGCGGTGTCCGGGGCCGGCTTCCTCGCGGCCCACGTGGCCGCCTCGGCCGTGTTTCTCGGGCTGGCGGTGCTCTTCTGGGTGCGGGCGCGGAGCCAGGTCGCCACTTTTCTCTACGCCATGACCGGCTACCTGGCGCTCAGTGTCGCCATCATCAAGGCGGCCGCAACGCCCGGGGTCTTCGTCTGGCTCTCACTGCAAAGCGTGGTCGTGGTGGCGACGGCCGTCTGGTTCCGCTCGCGCTTCATCGTGGTGGCGAACTTCCTCATCGGCACGGCGATCGTGCTCGGCTACGTCGGCGTGACGGAGCACGAGACCGGCATCAGTCTCGGCTTCGGCATCGTGGCGCTGGTGAGCGCCCGGATCCTCAACTGGCAGAAGGCCCGGCTCGAACTGAAGACGGAGCTCATGCGCAACGCCTATCTGCTCGGGGCCTTCGTGGTGTTTCCCTACGCGCTCTATCACCTCGCGCCGGTGCGCTACGCCGGCCTGGCCTGGGTCGGGCTCGCCCTCTTTTATTACGCGATGAACCTGGTCGTGCGGAACCAGAAGTTCCGCTGGATGGGCCACGCCACGCTGCTGCTGACCACGCTGTTCATGGTGATCGCCGGCACCAGCCGCTTCGAGCCGGTCTACCGTGTTCTGTCCTTCTTGGCGCTCGGCACGGTGATGGTGCTCGTCTCCCTCGTCTTCACCCGGATGCGCAAACCGCCGCGGCCGTAG